One segment of Longimicrobium sp. DNA contains the following:
- a CDS encoding DUF2243 domain-containing protein: MVLVRHGPRTRSGIVIGVGMGGFVDGIVLHQILRWHNMGSSVLRPDTMEAMRQNMLWDGLFHAGTWLAAMAGIVMLWSHARQGHPLPGPRALAGQLLLGWGLFNLVEGLIDHHLLALHHVRDLPGHVPLYDWIFLGIGGVAMILVGWLMSRPRRDPLLRR, from the coding sequence ATGGTGCTGGTGAGGCACGGGCCGCGCACCCGCAGCGGCATCGTCATCGGCGTGGGGATGGGGGGCTTCGTGGACGGCATCGTCCTCCACCAGATCCTGCGGTGGCACAACATGGGCTCGTCCGTGCTGCGGCCGGACACCATGGAGGCCATGCGGCAGAACATGCTGTGGGATGGCCTCTTCCACGCCGGCACCTGGCTGGCGGCGATGGCGGGGATCGTGATGCTCTGGTCGCACGCGCGGCAGGGGCATCCGCTCCCGGGGCCGCGGGCGCTCGCGGGCCAGCTTCTGCTGGGCTGGGGCCTCTTCAACCTGGTGGAGGGCCTGATCGACCACCACCTCCTCGCCCTCCACCACGTCCGCGACCTCCCCGGGCACGTGCCGCTCTACGACTGGATCTTTTTGGGGATCGGCGGCGTCGCGATGATCCTGGTGGGCTGGCTGATGTCCCGCCCCCGCCGCGACCCCCTCCTCCGCCGCTGA
- a CDS encoding amidase, with product MIPADVFYQPLTRLAGQVRDRRLDPVELAEAALQRLESLGPRLGAVVTLTRERALAEARAARTEINAGRYRGPLHGIPYGAKDLIAAAGYPTTWGAQPYREQRFDQDATVVARLKAAGAVLVAKLASVELAGGMGYEQANASFTGPGRTPWNTDFWSGGSSSGPGAAVAAGLVPFSIGSETWGSIITPAAFCGVTGLRPTYGRVSRAGAMALSWTMDKIGPLCRTAEDAGVILQAIAGPDPRDDASADRPYRHAAARPTRRPRIGVLKGLAEGSQPEVRRNFEASVQRMAEFAEVVRDITLPQFPYGAAASLIIEAEAASIFEELVESGRVHELTAPEDRLGGYPGQVVFAKDYLRALRIRTPAAEAMDRFFAERGFDALAHPTRGTVSYPVGKKFGEAYTDASGGGEPISAASNLLGLPGIAIPNGFGRDNLPTSLSLTGRAWEEAKVIAVAAEYQRHTDWHTRRPAGF from the coding sequence ATGATCCCGGCCGACGTCTTCTACCAGCCGCTCACCCGGCTCGCCGGGCAGGTGCGCGACCGGCGGCTGGATCCGGTGGAGCTCGCCGAGGCCGCCCTGCAGCGGCTGGAGTCGCTGGGGCCGCGGCTGGGCGCCGTCGTCACGCTCACCCGCGAGCGCGCGCTGGCGGAGGCGCGCGCCGCGCGCACGGAGATCAACGCGGGGCGCTACCGCGGACCGCTGCACGGCATCCCGTACGGCGCCAAGGACCTCATCGCGGCGGCGGGATACCCCACCACCTGGGGCGCGCAGCCGTACCGCGAGCAGCGCTTCGACCAGGACGCAACCGTCGTCGCGCGGCTCAAGGCGGCGGGCGCGGTGCTGGTGGCGAAGCTGGCATCGGTGGAGCTGGCGGGCGGGATGGGGTACGAGCAGGCGAACGCATCGTTCACCGGCCCGGGCCGCACGCCCTGGAACACCGACTTCTGGAGCGGCGGCTCGTCCAGCGGACCCGGTGCGGCGGTGGCGGCGGGGCTCGTCCCCTTTTCGATCGGGTCGGAGACGTGGGGCTCCATCATCACCCCCGCGGCCTTCTGCGGCGTCACTGGCCTGCGCCCCACCTACGGCCGCGTGAGCCGCGCGGGGGCGATGGCGCTGTCGTGGACGATGGACAAGATCGGCCCGTTGTGCCGCACCGCCGAGGACGCCGGCGTCATCCTGCAGGCGATCGCCGGGCCCGACCCGCGCGACGACGCATCGGCAGACCGCCCGTACCGCCACGCCGCGGCGCGCCCCACCCGCCGCCCGCGCATCGGGGTGCTGAAGGGGCTGGCGGAGGGGTCGCAGCCGGAGGTGCGGCGCAACTTCGAGGCGTCGGTGCAGCGGATGGCCGAGTTCGCGGAGGTGGTGCGCGACATCACCCTTCCGCAGTTCCCCTACGGCGCCGCCGCGTCGCTGATCATCGAGGCGGAGGCGGCGAGCATCTTCGAGGAGCTGGTGGAGAGCGGCCGCGTGCACGAGCTGACCGCGCCCGAGGACCGGCTGGGCGGCTACCCGGGCCAGGTGGTGTTCGCCAAGGACTACCTGCGCGCCCTGCGCATCCGCACGCCCGCCGCGGAGGCGATGGACCGCTTCTTCGCGGAGCGCGGCTTCGACGCCCTGGCGCACCCCACGCGCGGCACCGTCTCGTACCCGGTTGGGAAGAAGTTCGGCGAGGCCTACACCGACGCCTCCGGCGGCGGCGAGCCGATCTCGGCGGCCTCCAACCTCCTGGGCCTCCCGGGGATCGCCATTCCCAACGGCTTCGGGCGCGACAACCTCCCCACCTCGCTCTCCCTCACGGGGCGCGCGTGGGAGGAGGCGAAGGTGATCGCCGTGGCCGCCGAGTACCAGCGCCACACGGACTGGCACACGCGTCGCCCGGCGGGCTTCTGA
- a CDS encoding O-antigen ligase family protein produces the protein MSLYARRTPVYEHTGDDTYIYPAQPSGAQRLALRVLQAGALAVVLVAATYKVFELDRFFVPKELVLHLTALIAGLLCLGAARRVSLGRVDLLLAGYLVLGAVSAALAQNPWAGMRALGVSGSGIVVFWAARSLGRAGLARPLLVAIGIAVTLGALTSLAQTYGVRLDFFSVNRAPGGTLGNRNFVAHLCAFGLPILALCALRAWRGPGVALGAVGFAALAAVLVLTRSRAAWLGVAAGLATLVLGWLIVRPVRRDGRSWMRLVMLLLFAGGGVAVALMVPNKLRWNSDDPYGETARGVVNYQEGSGRGRLIQYGNTLRMAAAHPVLGVGPGNWPVEYPGFARRRDPSMDPNEGGMTSNPWPSSDWVALLAERGLPAFALLVLAMAGLAGTAWRRMRTARDADEGLVALALAATLVATLVVGAFDAVLLLALPSLLIWAALGALTAGEEGRWGFDAGGGVRFLGMLVLLAGIGGFAAKSAAQTAAMHLYAGSGAARVMEQASRLDPGSYRIHLRLARSYSGRRTRVLRCRHAEAAHELFPHADAAAAQARRCE, from the coding sequence ATGTCGCTCTACGCACGCCGCACCCCCGTCTACGAGCACACAGGCGACGATACTTACATCTACCCGGCGCAGCCGAGTGGGGCTCAGCGGCTGGCGCTGCGCGTGCTCCAGGCCGGCGCGCTCGCCGTGGTGCTGGTGGCGGCCACGTACAAGGTGTTCGAGCTGGACCGCTTCTTCGTCCCCAAGGAGCTGGTGCTGCACCTCACCGCGCTGATCGCGGGGCTGCTCTGCCTGGGCGCGGCGCGGCGCGTGTCGCTGGGGCGCGTGGACCTGCTTCTGGCGGGATACCTGGTGCTCGGCGCCGTGTCCGCCGCGCTGGCGCAGAACCCGTGGGCGGGGATGCGGGCGCTGGGGGTGAGCGGGTCCGGGATCGTGGTGTTCTGGGCCGCGCGCTCGCTGGGCCGGGCCGGTCTGGCGCGACCCCTTCTGGTGGCGATCGGGATCGCGGTGACGCTGGGGGCGCTCACCTCGCTCGCGCAGACGTACGGGGTGCGGCTGGACTTCTTCAGCGTCAACCGCGCTCCGGGCGGCACGCTGGGGAACCGCAACTTCGTGGCGCACCTCTGCGCCTTCGGGCTCCCCATCCTGGCGCTCTGCGCGCTGCGGGCGTGGCGAGGCCCCGGTGTGGCGCTGGGCGCGGTGGGGTTCGCGGCGCTGGCGGCGGTGCTGGTCCTCACCCGCTCGCGCGCGGCGTGGCTGGGAGTGGCCGCGGGGCTGGCGACGCTGGTGCTCGGCTGGCTCATCGTACGCCCCGTGCGCCGCGACGGGCGCAGCTGGATGCGGCTGGTGATGCTCCTACTCTTCGCGGGCGGGGGCGTGGCGGTGGCGCTGATGGTCCCCAACAAGCTGCGCTGGAACAGCGACGATCCGTACGGCGAGACGGCGCGCGGCGTGGTTAACTACCAGGAGGGGAGCGGGCGCGGGCGGCTGATCCAGTACGGCAACACGCTGCGCATGGCCGCGGCGCACCCGGTGCTCGGCGTGGGCCCCGGCAACTGGCCCGTGGAGTACCCCGGCTTCGCGAGGCGCCGCGACCCCTCGATGGATCCCAACGAGGGCGGGATGACCTCCAACCCCTGGCCCAGCAGCGACTGGGTCGCGCTCCTCGCCGAGCGCGGCCTTCCCGCCTTTGCCCTGCTGGTGCTGGCGATGGCGGGGCTGGCCGGCACCGCCTGGCGCCGCATGCGCACCGCCCGCGACGCCGACGAGGGGCTCGTCGCCCTCGCTCTCGCTGCCACGCTCGTCGCGACGCTGGTGGTGGGCGCGTTCGACGCGGTCCTCCTCCTGGCGCTTCCCTCGCTGCTGATCTGGGCCGCGCTGGGTGCGCTGACGGCGGGCGAGGAGGGGCGGTGGGGCTTCGATGCGGGGGGCGGGGTCCGCTTCCTGGGGATGCTGGTGCTGCTGGCGGGGATCGGCGGGTTCGCCGCCAAGAGCGCCGCGCAGACCGCGGCCATGCACCTATACGCCGGCAGCGGTGCGGCGCGCGTGATGGAGCAGGCGTCCCGCCTGGACCCCGGTAGCTACCGCATCCACCTGCGCCTGGCGCGCTCCTACAGCGGCCGCCGCACCCGCGTGCTCCGTTGCCGGCACGCGGAGGCCGCGCACGAGCTGTTTCCGCACGCCGATGCCGCGGCGGCGCAGGCGAGGCGGTGCGAGTAG
- a CDS encoding DUF433 domain-containing protein, with product MSPISVIHSDPEILGGTPVFVGTRVPLKNLTDYLSAGHPLEEFLDDFPGVTREQAVAALAEATEALIQSARAARRMPAAAARHGASGA from the coding sequence ATGTCACCGATAAGCGTCATCCACAGCGATCCGGAAATTCTTGGCGGCACGCCCGTGTTCGTGGGCACACGGGTCCCGCTGAAGAACCTCACCGACTACCTGAGCGCGGGTCACCCGCTCGAGGAATTCCTTGACGACTTTCCCGGTGTCACGCGCGAGCAGGCAGTCGCGGCCCTGGCGGAAGCAACGGAGGCTCTGATCCAAAGTGCGCGTGCTGCTAGACGAATGCCTGCCGCGGCAGCTCGCCACGGAGCTTCCGGAGCATGA
- a CDS encoding S41 family peptidase, protein MTIRPLARAAALALITAVGCAAPSPAQSARAERLTPATRHAIADSVARILEARYADSTVAVRLAERLRTRAAAGAYEAYHEPAAFGAAMMADLQAVRADKHLRLSYEPTREYSVTPGAAGGSASGGAVRWNRIDGRDSAAIARTNFAFDAVERLDGNVGYLKMRQFVPLDYSRETAVAAMAFLANSDAVIVDLRDNVGGSPELVELILSYFFGPEPVSLLTTYGRYARITGERRTLREVPGRRMPDVELWVLTNGNTSSAAEMFAYAVQRLRRGTLVGETTAGAGIGGAKQSVGAGLALFVPQMQVTSGPGYERTGVTPDVRTTAENALAVAHRMALEKLAAADAPGEVREERRWALEMVHARQRPAAADPALLRRYAGRYGTRTFTVEEGRLVSTSALGWKTALVPVGGGVFRGEQERLRFETGADGAIQAVTIEILNGSSARRAREADTRTATRE, encoded by the coding sequence ATGACGATACGACCCCTGGCCCGCGCCGCCGCCCTCGCGCTCATCACCGCGGTTGGATGCGCGGCACCATCACCCGCGCAGAGCGCCCGGGCGGAGCGGCTGACGCCGGCCACGAGGCACGCCATCGCGGACAGCGTGGCGCGCATCCTTGAGGCACGCTACGCGGACTCCACTGTCGCGGTTCGGCTGGCGGAGCGCCTGCGCACGCGCGCGGCGGCGGGGGCGTACGAGGCGTACCACGAGCCGGCCGCGTTCGGCGCGGCGATGATGGCGGACCTGCAGGCGGTTCGCGCCGACAAGCACCTGCGGCTCAGCTATGAGCCCACGCGCGAGTACTCCGTGACGCCCGGCGCGGCGGGCGGCTCCGCGTCAGGCGGCGCCGTGCGCTGGAACCGGATCGACGGGCGCGACTCCGCGGCCATCGCGCGCACCAACTTCGCCTTCGACGCGGTGGAGCGACTCGATGGCAACGTGGGCTACCTGAAGATGCGGCAGTTCGTGCCGCTCGACTACTCGCGCGAGACGGCCGTGGCGGCGATGGCGTTCCTGGCGAACAGCGACGCCGTCATCGTCGATCTGCGCGACAACGTGGGCGGGAGCCCCGAGCTGGTGGAGCTGATCCTCAGCTACTTCTTCGGCCCCGAGCCCGTGTCGCTCCTCACCACCTACGGCCGGTATGCGCGGATCACCGGCGAGCGCCGCACGCTGCGCGAGGTGCCGGGGCGGCGCATGCCGGACGTGGAGCTGTGGGTCCTCACCAACGGCAACACCTCCTCCGCCGCCGAGATGTTCGCGTACGCCGTCCAGCGGCTGCGGCGCGGGACGCTGGTGGGCGAGACGACGGCGGGGGCGGGGATCGGCGGCGCCAAGCAGTCGGTGGGAGCGGGGCTGGCCCTCTTCGTACCGCAGATGCAGGTGACTTCCGGCCCCGGGTACGAGCGCACCGGCGTGACCCCGGACGTGCGCACCACAGCGGAGAACGCGCTCGCCGTCGCTCACCGCATGGCGCTGGAGAAGCTGGCCGCCGCCGACGCGCCCGGCGAGGTGCGGGAGGAGCGCCGCTGGGCGCTGGAGATGGTGCACGCCCGGCAGCGCCCCGCGGCGGCGGACCCGGCCCTCCTCCGCCGCTACGCCGGCCGGTACGGCACCCGAACCTTCACGGTGGAGGAGGGGCGCCTCGTCTCCACCAGCGCGCTCGGGTGGAAGACGGCACTGGTGCCGGTGGGCGGCGGCGTATTCCGCGGCGAGCAGGAACGGCTTCGCTTCGAGACCGGCGCGGACGGCGCGATCCAGGCCGTCACCATCGAGATCCTCAACGGCTCCTCCGCGCGGCGTGCGCGCGAGGCAGACACCCGCACCGCCACCCGGGAGTGA
- a CDS encoding LytTR family DNA-binding domain-containing protein, translating to MSAYRVLIADDEPLARERLRMLLEEWPEWEVVAECEHGVEAVDAIASVRPDLVFLDIQMPELDGIGVARALAEGSGPLPVVVFVTGFDEYALSAFEVNARDYLTKPVDRERLGRAVGRAADTLARRAEAPAGAQAIDPELLDVLNSLRRERDYPARFAVRDPRGGTYFVRAEEIDWVEAEENYVRLHAGGRAHLVRDTMRAFREKLSPERFVRVHRSAIVNVDRIARVEPYARGEYTLTLADGTRLTSSRAHSEELRRLLR from the coding sequence ATGAGCGCCTACCGCGTCCTGATCGCCGACGACGAGCCGCTCGCCCGCGAGCGCCTGCGCATGCTGCTGGAGGAGTGGCCGGAGTGGGAGGTTGTGGCCGAGTGCGAGCACGGCGTGGAAGCGGTGGACGCGATCGCCTCCGTCCGCCCGGACCTGGTCTTCCTCGACATCCAGATGCCGGAGCTGGACGGGATTGGGGTCGCCCGCGCGCTGGCGGAGGGGAGCGGACCGTTGCCGGTGGTGGTCTTCGTGACGGGCTTTGACGAGTACGCGCTCTCCGCCTTCGAGGTGAACGCGCGCGACTACCTCACCAAGCCGGTGGACCGCGAGCGCCTGGGCCGCGCTGTGGGCCGTGCCGCGGACACCCTCGCCCGCCGCGCGGAGGCCCCGGCGGGCGCTCAGGCGATCGACCCCGAGCTGCTCGACGTGCTGAACTCCCTGCGGCGGGAGCGCGACTATCCCGCGCGGTTCGCGGTGCGCGACCCGCGCGGGGGCACCTACTTCGTGCGGGCGGAGGAGATCGACTGGGTGGAGGCCGAGGAGAACTACGTGCGCCTTCACGCCGGCGGCCGCGCCCACCTGGTGCGCGACACCATGCGCGCCTTTCGCGAGAAGCTGAGCCCGGAGCGCTTCGTGCGCGTGCACCGCTCCGCCATCGTCAACGTGGACCGCATCGCACGCGTGGAGCCGTACGCGAGGGGCGAGTACACGCTCACCCTCGCGGACGGCACCCGCCTGACCTCCAGCCGCGCCCACTCGGAGGAGCTGCGCAGGCTGCTTCGGTAG
- a CDS encoding sensor histidine kinase, with protein MNYPADDDAAERGSAARWLAGLFTAWVAIVALGTVQAVLGMQGMGAEVRWQWILPPRGLDLALGALYLPLLLRLVRRPAGRGGWAAHALVLVAATAAFALAKTMGGAYLERILIPGVSFRGSRVAKGIGEFLSFALLAGGVYALELRRRLVHGERRALRLQARLSEARLEALASQLRPHFLFNTLNAISVLMHRDPRAADLMLTRLADLLRATLRTPGTREVPLRAEMDLLRRYLDIMRVRFGPRLAVEEAVPRDLENALVPPFLLQPLVENALEHGIERRSGTGRVRIAAEAANGRLRLTVWDDGPGVGPARHEGVGLSNTRRRLEQLYGSDGRLELASEAEGGTVASVEFPLRRSPRAEPVPA; from the coding sequence ATGAACTACCCCGCGGATGACGACGCGGCCGAGCGCGGCTCGGCGGCGCGCTGGCTCGCGGGGCTGTTCACCGCCTGGGTGGCGATCGTGGCGCTGGGGACGGTGCAGGCCGTGCTGGGGATGCAGGGGATGGGCGCGGAGGTGCGCTGGCAATGGATTCTCCCCCCGCGCGGGCTGGACCTGGCCCTCGGCGCGCTGTACCTCCCGCTCCTCCTACGGCTGGTGCGGAGGCCGGCGGGGCGCGGTGGGTGGGCGGCGCACGCGCTCGTCCTCGTAGCCGCCACCGCCGCTTTTGCGCTGGCCAAGACGATGGGGGGCGCCTACCTGGAGCGCATCCTCATCCCGGGCGTCTCCTTTCGCGGGAGCCGCGTGGCCAAGGGGATCGGCGAGTTCCTCTCCTTCGCCCTACTGGCCGGCGGCGTGTACGCGCTGGAGCTGCGCCGGCGCCTGGTGCACGGCGAGCGGCGGGCGCTTCGGCTGCAGGCCCGCCTTTCCGAAGCACGCCTGGAGGCGCTCGCCTCGCAGCTCCGTCCGCACTTCCTCTTCAACACGCTCAACGCCATCTCGGTGCTCATGCACCGCGACCCGCGCGCCGCCGACCTGATGCTCACGCGCCTGGCCGACCTGCTTCGCGCCACGCTGCGCACGCCCGGCACGCGCGAGGTCCCGCTCCGCGCCGAGATGGATCTGCTGCGCCGCTATCTGGACATCATGCGCGTCCGCTTCGGCCCGCGGCTCGCGGTGGAGGAGGCCGTGCCGCGCGACCTGGAGAACGCGCTGGTTCCCCCCTTCCTCCTGCAGCCGCTGGTGGAGAACGCGCTGGAGCACGGCATCGAGCGGCGCTCCGGCACCGGCCGCGTGCGCATCGCCGCCGAAGCGGCGAACGGACGGCTGCGGCTCACCGTGTGGGACGACGGGCCCGGCGTAGGCCCGGCGCGGCACGAGGGCGTGGGGCTATCCAACACCCGCCGCCGTCTGGAGCAGCTCTACGGGAGCGATGGGCGGCTGGAGCTGGCGAGCGAGGCGGAAGGCGGTACCGTCGCCTCGGTCGAGTTCCCGCTGCGCCGCTCTCCGCGTGCGGAGCCGGTGCCGGCATGA
- a CDS encoding DUF5009 domain-containing protein: MPETIAPAPHLAPAAAPTTSPAPVSGPSAPGRLQSLDVFRGITVAGMLLVNNPGTWSAIYPPLEHAEWHGWTPTDLIFPFFLFIVGVAMAFSLLPAAERGTPRGKLMGKAAVRGIKLFGLGLVLAAFPFYTLDLAHLRIPGVLQRIGVAFVAASALVLFLKPRAQAWATAALLLGYWAAMRLIPVPGYGAGNLGKDGNFAAYVDRAIIGTDHLWKSAKTWDPEGIFSTLPAIATVMLGVFAGRWLRSARPPAEKATGMFFAGNVALVAGLIWHAAFPINKNLWTSSYVVFTAGMALNFLAMCYWVVDVRGYQRWARPFLVFGVNAIAAFFLSGIMARILGLVKLPARPEPIALKTWIFDHAFASWLSPVNASLAFALCFVLFWIGVMEVLYRRRIFFKV; the protein is encoded by the coding sequence ATGCCCGAGACGATCGCACCCGCGCCCCACCTCGCCCCCGCCGCCGCGCCCACAACCAGCCCCGCGCCCGTCTCCGGCCCGTCCGCGCCGGGGCGGCTGCAGTCGCTGGACGTCTTCCGGGGGATCACGGTGGCGGGGATGCTCCTGGTGAACAACCCGGGGACGTGGAGCGCCATCTACCCGCCGCTGGAGCACGCGGAGTGGCACGGGTGGACGCCCACCGACCTGATCTTCCCCTTCTTCCTCTTCATCGTCGGCGTGGCGATGGCGTTCTCGCTGCTCCCAGCCGCGGAGCGCGGGACGCCCCGCGGCAAGCTGATGGGGAAGGCGGCGGTGCGCGGGATCAAGCTGTTCGGGCTGGGCCTGGTGCTGGCGGCCTTCCCCTTCTACACCCTGGACCTGGCGCACCTGCGCATTCCCGGCGTCCTGCAGCGGATCGGGGTGGCGTTCGTGGCGGCGTCGGCGCTGGTGCTCTTTCTGAAGCCGCGCGCGCAGGCCTGGGCGACGGCGGCGCTCCTGCTGGGATACTGGGCGGCGATGCGGCTGATCCCCGTGCCCGGCTACGGGGCGGGGAACCTGGGCAAGGATGGCAACTTCGCGGCGTACGTGGACCGCGCCATCATCGGCACCGATCACCTGTGGAAGTCGGCGAAGACGTGGGACCCGGAGGGGATCTTCAGCACCCTCCCCGCCATCGCCACGGTGATGCTGGGGGTGTTCGCCGGACGCTGGCTGCGCTCCGCCCGCCCGCCCGCCGAGAAGGCGACGGGGATGTTCTTCGCGGGGAACGTGGCGCTGGTGGCGGGGCTGATCTGGCACGCCGCCTTCCCCATCAACAAGAACCTGTGGACCAGCTCGTACGTGGTCTTCACGGCGGGGATGGCGCTGAACTTCCTGGCGATGTGCTACTGGGTGGTGGACGTGCGTGGCTACCAGCGGTGGGCGCGCCCCTTCCTGGTCTTCGGCGTGAACGCCATCGCCGCCTTCTTCCTCTCCGGCATCATGGCGCGCATCCTGGGCCTGGTGAAGCTCCCCGCCCGCCCCGAGCCCATTGCCCTCAAGACCTGGATCTTCGACCACGCCTTCGCCTCTTGGCTCTCCCCCGTCAACGCATCCCTCGCCTTCGCCCTCTGCTTCGTGCTCTTCTGGATCGGCGTGATGGAGGTGCTGTACAGGAGGCGGATCTTCTTTAAGGTCTGA
- a CDS encoding NAD(P)H-binding protein, with the protein MNSGSPRAAVLLGATGLVGGHCLELLLGSPEYGRVVVLGRRASGRAHTRLDEYVGDVERLLDEHASAFGGADVFCCVGTTIRAAGSQEAFRRVDHDLPVHAARVASGVGARHFLLVSAAGADAGSRVFYNRVKGETEAAVAALPFAGVALLRPSLLLGTRAERRPAEALAQKVAPLLSPLLQGGLRKYRAVHAATVAAALVRLAREGLRGTVIVESDQIERLGR; encoded by the coding sequence ATGAATAGCGGCTCGCCGCGCGCCGCCGTGCTCCTCGGTGCGACGGGGCTGGTGGGCGGGCACTGCCTGGAGCTGCTGCTGGGCAGTCCGGAGTACGGCCGGGTGGTCGTGCTGGGGCGGCGGGCGAGCGGGCGGGCGCACACGCGGCTGGACGAGTACGTGGGCGACGTCGAGCGGCTGCTGGACGAGCACGCATCAGCGTTCGGTGGGGCGGACGTATTCTGCTGCGTGGGAACCACCATCCGCGCCGCGGGGTCACAGGAAGCATTCCGGCGCGTGGACCACGACCTTCCCGTGCACGCGGCGCGGGTGGCGTCGGGGGTGGGGGCGCGCCACTTTCTCCTGGTCTCCGCGGCGGGGGCGGATGCGGGGTCGCGCGTCTTCTACAACCGCGTAAAGGGGGAGACGGAGGCGGCGGTCGCGGCGCTTCCGTTTGCGGGAGTCGCGCTCCTGCGGCCCTCGCTCCTGCTGGGTACACGCGCGGAGAGGCGGCCGGCGGAGGCGCTGGCGCAGAAGGTGGCGCCGCTCCTCTCGCCGCTGCTCCAGGGCGGGCTGCGGAAATACCGCGCGGTCCACGCGGCGACGGTCGCGGCGGCGCTGGTGCGGCTGGCCAGGGAAGGGCTGCGCGGCACCGTCATCGTGGAGTCAGACCAGATCGAGCGGCTCGGCCGCTAA